A part of Sebastes fasciatus isolate fSebFas1 chromosome 10, fSebFas1.pri, whole genome shotgun sequence genomic DNA contains:
- the and4 gene encoding actinodin4, giving the protein MISSLWSLGALCCLMLLAGLLEAKSLLNDIKQEEMVPVGNVGIGSEKANGFLSHSRPKRNVDPRWYRGNPDFQSYYRYYSSIGHTEGLYEIDKLRMLYQQMRYLEQTYGPDASYFQSKLGVPMIMCDPATDKKCKVAAPPPPPMKGVPNPKEFLATPPPLPPAPAISQADVLFLCNRKDPLCKPHIVYLPSGSVPVLCDPRYHPHCTPQKAPAAFAVPQHPPPPPKKSAPPPPPAVYVKKSLPAPIRTFKGMEYDCDPYWDPDCLIDRPPRPMKGKVMVPPPPPPPVEEEKEEEPVQQPAPIAPIKKKVSLHPYYYPMPYNPMDDLYDPSRFQYPEPAVAADEPAESGHSQ; this is encoded by the exons AGATGGTTCCCGTCGGTAATGTTGGTATTGGCTCAGAGAAGGCAAACGGCTTCCTGAGTCACTCCAGACCGAAGCGTAACGTGGACCCCAGGTGGTACAGAGGAAACCCAGACTTCCAGTCTTACTACCGCTACTACAGCAGCATCGGACACACCGAGGGG CTCTATGAGATCGACAAGCTGCGGATGCTCTACCAGCAGATGAGGTACCTGGAGCAGACCTATGGCCCCGACGCCTCCTATTTCCAGAGCAAACTGGGAGTGCCGATGATCATGTGTGACCCAGCGACAGACAAGAAGTGTAAAGTGgcggctcctcctccacctccgaTGAAAGGAGTCCCGAACCCCAAAGAGTTCTTAgcgacccctcctcctctccctcccgcTCCGGCCATCTCCCAGGCTGACGTTCTCTTCCTGTGCAACAGGAAAGACCCCCTCTGTAAGCCCCACATCGTCTACCTGCCCAGCGGCTCCGTGCCCGTGCTCTGCGACCCCCGCTACCACCCCCACTGCACCCCCCAGAAAGCTCCGGCTGCATTTGCAGTGCCCCAACATCCTCCCCCTCCACCAAAGAAGTCCGCCCCACCTCCACCGCCAGCAGTCTACGTCAAGAAGTCTCTCCCGGCCCCCATTCGCACCTTCAAGGGCATGGAGTACGACTGCGACCCCTACTGGGACCCCGACTGCCTGATTGACCGCCCACCCAGGCCCATGAAGGGGAAGGTCATGGTCCCCCCGCCGCCACCCCCTcctgtggaggaggaaaaggaagaggaacCAGTGCAGCAGCCAGCTCCCATTGCTCCCATCAAGAAGAAAGTAAGCCTCCACCCGTACTACTACCCGATGCCCTACAACCCCATGGATGATCTGTACGACCCGTCCCGCTTCCAGTACCCCGAGCCCGCCGTTGCTGCCGACGAGCCTGCAGAGTCAGGCCACAGTCAGTAA